The DNA sequence GAAGAACAGCTCGGTGTCCAGGTCTCGGCACGCCGCTTCGTACTGCCATTCCCACGCGTCGATCATGGGTCCGGGCAGACGGGAGACGTCAGTCATTGGGTGCCTCCTTCATGTCTGTCGTGCCGACATTTTCGGCACACGATGTCGGCAAGAATAGACACTTGTGCGGTAGTTATTCAAGGATCTTTCTTGAATTATGATCCACTTCTCAAGGAGCGGGGATCTGTGCTGTTAAAACCCGGAAAAAGCTACGTTGTGCGCATTGAATGAGCAATGAATAACTTTATGAACAACTTAGGGTGGCTGGTGAGATGACTTTCCTGTGGCGTGGCAGCGCCTAACACGCAACAATCGGGGTACCGGATCAGCCCGGATGTGTCAAGGAGAGGAAAGGAAATGCCGCGAGCGCTCATCGAGCAGTCGGCTCTGGGAGACCGCTCCCGTACAGTCTCCTCAGTCTCCGACGAACTCGGAGTGTCGGCGTCCACGCTGCGCACCTGGGAACGTCGCTACGGCCTCGGCCCGGCCCGGCGAGAAGCGGGAGCGCGCCGCCGTTACCTGCCCGAAGACATCGAGCGGCTGCGCACCATGATCCATCATGTGCGGGCCGGAATGCCTGCCGCTGAGGCCGCCAAGCGTGCGCTGTCCGAACGATCGCGACTGTCTCACTCCACCTGCCCCGATAACGCAGCGCAGCTTCGCACCGTCGTCCTCTCCGACGACTACGACCGCCTCGAGGAGGTGCTCGAAGCGGCGGTAGCCAGCCACGGCCTCGTCCACACGTGGTCGCGCTTCGTTGACCCCGCTCTGAAGTCCCTGCGAACCACGCCCGGTGCGGACCCGGTCGGCACTACTCCTGCGATCATGCTCGCCAACGCCTTCCAACGCGTCTGTCGATCCGTCTACCGGTCGCGCCCCACGCGCGCCCTCGTTGGCGGTGACCGTATCGCGATCATCACCGATGCCCTGCACGAGACTCCTGCCCAGGTCGTGGGCGTGGCCTTGGCCTGGTACGGGTGCGAGGTGCGCGTGCTTTCCAGCGAAAACTACGGCGGCGTCAGTACCACCGAGCGCTTCCGCGATTACGTGCGCGCCGGCGTACCCGCGCTCACCGTCGTTCTGGGCTGTGGATCCTCCTGCGAGAAGACCGTCGAAAGCCTTGTCGCCCGCTACGGCGTCCCCGTGATCATGGTGGGCGCAGACTCTCCCGACGTCCTCTCGCCCCACGTCCAGCGCGTGCGAACGATCAGCGCCTGCGTCGAAGAAGTCCTCGCGCTGCTGGCACCCCAGGCGGATCTGCAGTTGGTCGGCCGCTCCTAACGCGTGTGACGGACCGAGACCAATCGTCCGCTCAACTGCGCACTCGTGGCGCTCACCGCCGCCCGCAGCGCCTTGTCAGATGCTACCGTGAAGACACGTACAGGCAGGAGAACAGTCATGAACGCCCCCTGGAACAACGTAGACCTGCGCCGTGCTTTCGACGCTGATTTTGACGCGCTCGTCGCCTTCGCTTCCCGGTCGAAGGCGCGAGTCGGTTTCGCCTTCCTGCGCGCCGACGGTCAGGTGGACCTCGGTCGTCCGCTCGACGCTCGCATCAGCGCGCGCATGACGCACGTCTTTGCCCTCGCACAGATGCGGGGAATAGAAGGTGCAGCGCACCTCGTCAGTCATGGCCTCGCCGCCCTTGCCGGCCCCCTGCGCTCCCCGAATGGGTCCTGGTACGCCGAGGTGGTTCCCACCTCGGAGCGCAGCGCCACCCCCGTACCGCATGCAGTTCTGTCTCAGCGTGCCCAATCTGCGATCATCGGGGCGGCAGCTGCTGCCGCCATGGCCGGACACGAGGAGGCGCGCGACCTGCTCGTCGATCTCGAAAAAGACCAGGATCAGCGCTGGTGGGATCCGTGCGCCGGAGCCGTGCGCGAGGAGATCGATGCCTCCAGCGGTTCCCGACTGCCGCTGCGCCGCCTGTCCACCAACCTCGACACCGCGCAGGCCTACCTGGCCGCGTGGGAAGCCACCTCAGACCACGTCTGGTTCGACCGTGCCCGCTCGATCCTGCGCCTGGTCGGTGAGATCGCCGCGCGCTGCGGTTTCGCGCTGCCCGACCTCTACGACGAGGAATGGCGGCCCCTGCCCGCCTCCGCCGACCAGGACCCCGTCGAACTCATCCGCCCCGGCGACACCTTGCCCGGTCTCGGATTCAAGGCCGCGCGCCTCATGGGACAGGTTTATGCGCTTCTCGTCCACATGGGCGAAGAACCCGGCCCCTGGATGATCGATACCGCCACTGCGCTCTACGACCGTGCGCTCGCCGACGGCTGGACCGATGAGGGCGTCGGCGGCATCGTCTACACCCTCGATCCCGCCGGAGTCATCGCGGCCCCCCAGCGCATGCACTGGGTCGTCT is a window from the Schaalia odontolytica genome containing:
- a CDS encoding MerR family transcriptional regulator codes for the protein MPRALIEQSALGDRSRTVSSVSDELGVSASTLRTWERRYGLGPARREAGARRRYLPEDIERLRTMIHHVRAGMPAAEAAKRALSERSRLSHSTCPDNAAQLRTVVLSDDYDRLEEVLEAAVASHGLVHTWSRFVDPALKSLRTTPGADPVGTTPAIMLANAFQRVCRSVYRSRPTRALVGGDRIAIITDALHETPAQVVGVALAWYGCEVRVLSSENYGGVSTTERFRDYVRAGVPALTVVLGCGSSCEKTVESLVARYGVPVIMVGADSPDVLSPHVQRVRTISACVEEVLALLAPQADLQLVGRS
- a CDS encoding AGE family epimerase/isomerase — translated: MNAPWNNVDLRRAFDADFDALVAFASRSKARVGFAFLRADGQVDLGRPLDARISARMTHVFALAQMRGIEGAAHLVSHGLAALAGPLRSPNGSWYAEVVPTSERSATPVPHAVLSQRAQSAIIGAAAAAAMAGHEEARDLLVDLEKDQDQRWWDPCAGAVREEIDASSGSRLPLRRLSTNLDTAQAYLAAWEATSDHVWFDRARSILRLVGEIAARCGFALPDLYDEEWRPLPASADQDPVELIRPGDTLPGLGFKAARLMGQVYALLVHMGEEPGPWMIDTATALYDRALADGWTDEGVGGIVYTLDPAGVIAAPQRMHWVVCEAASAARVLAEVVDPTRADDLAVDYARAVAWADSHARAGIGRWIHEVAADGSVSMLVWEGRPDALTAARMLARGSAPIHLTVTGATAARYASQASASASCR